One Tachysurus vachellii isolate PV-2020 chromosome 8, HZAU_Pvac_v1, whole genome shotgun sequence genomic window carries:
- the LOC132850361 gene encoding gastricsin-like — MMRCLIFGLLCLVLTEGLVRVPLVKKETIMKERGLRKEMLKYSQYTSDDGYNEKLTNQNDMAYFGKVGIGSPPQYFYLHFDTGSSSLWVNSIYCKSSACKSHPLFDPRKSSTFTSHHKTFSEKYGTGSVKGFLGYDTVRMGQLAVKKQQIGLSTSEPGDHFAKPLHDGLMGLAFMSSSQHTIVDTMIEEGVIEEPIFAFYLSRDSESGSEVVFGGVDPSHYQGQINWVPVQQNSHWQLVFEGFEVNHKSTGWCENGCTAITDTGTSMLQCPPQYLHSLHQMLGAKQDSNGNYVFHCDAVSNLPTLTFVMNGAHLHLPGTAYVLQEKNSQSHCQSGIGATHDKYRNGHPYWILGDVFLRQFYSVFDQGNARVGFATLA; from the exons ATGATGAGGTGTCTGATTTTCGGTCTGCTATGTCTTGTTCTTACTGAGGGACTTGTCag AGTTCCTCTTGTTAAAAAAGAGACCATAATGAAGGAAAGGGGTCTCCGCAAGGAAATGCTGAAGTACTCACAGTACACCTCTGATGATGGTTACAACGAGAAGCTAACCAACCAAAATGAC ATGGCTTATTTTGGAAAGGTTGGTATTGGAAGCCCTCCACAGTACTTCTACCTACACTTTGACACCGGCTCCAGCAGTCTGTGGGTCAACTCCATCTACTGCAAAAGTTCTGCCTGCA AAAGTCATCCTCTCTTTGACCCGAGAAAGTCTTCCACCTTCACCAGCCatcataaaacattttcagagaAGTATGGAACAGGCAGTGTAAAAGGTTTCCTTGGCTACGACACAGTCAGA ATGGGTCAGCTTGCTGTCAAAAAACAGCAGATCGGATTAAGCACTTCAGAGCCTGGTGATCATTTTGCAAAGCCTCTGCATGATGGACTCATGGGTCTGGCCTTTATGTCATCTAGTCAGCACACTATTGTGGACACCATGATCGAAGAAGGTGTGATTGAGGAGCCGATCTTTGCTTTTTACTTAAGCAG GGACTCTGAGAGTGGAAGTGAGGTTGTGTTTGGTGGAGTTGATCCATCTCATTACCAAGGTCAGATCAACTGGGTTCCTGTACAACAGAACAGCCACTGGCAGCTGGTCTTTGAAGG TTTTGAGGTGAATCACAAGTCAACTGGATGGTGTGAAAATGGATGCACTGCTATTACAGACACAGGAACGTCAATGCTGCAGTGCCCACCACAATATTTACACTCTCTTCATCAAATGCTGGGAGCCAAACAGGACAGCAACGGCAAT TATGTGTTCCACTGTGATGCCGTGAGCAACCTTCCGACATTGACATTCGTTATGAACGGAGCTCATTTGCATTTGCCGGGTACTGCTTATGTGCTTCAG gaaaaaaattctCAGTCCCACTGCCAGAGTGGCATAGGGGCAACACATGATAAGTACAGGAACGGACATCCTTACTGGATCCTGGGTGATGTCTTCCTCAGGCAGTTCTACTCTGTGTTTGACCAGGGGAATGCTAGAGTGGGATTTGCAACCTTAGCATAG